One window of the Halobacillus litoralis genome contains the following:
- a CDS encoding enoyl-CoA hydratase, with amino-acid sequence MSTLTLQVKENVAEITIQSPPANALSSTILQDLSKELDKIEKDCSVKAILLKGEGKFFSAGADIKEFTSLQGASDYTELSGKGQELFNRIEHFPIPVIAAIHGAALGGGLELAMSCHIRYVADDAKLGLPELNLGIIPGFAGTQRLPRHVGTAKAYEMILSGIPITGREAVQIGLANQSFTNEELFVAAEKLAKAIASKSGPTINHVMNLIPFAHTSQFETGVSAEAKAFGEVFGNEDAKEGIQAFIEKRSPEFKDQ; translated from the coding sequence TTGTCTACTTTAACATTGCAAGTCAAGGAAAACGTAGCGGAGATAACCATCCAGAGTCCACCTGCCAATGCATTATCAAGTACGATTTTGCAAGATCTTTCAAAAGAGCTGGATAAAATCGAGAAGGATTGTTCTGTAAAAGCGATATTGTTGAAGGGTGAGGGCAAATTCTTCTCGGCGGGAGCAGATATTAAAGAATTTACTTCCCTGCAGGGAGCTTCTGATTATACAGAATTGTCAGGAAAAGGCCAGGAACTATTCAACAGGATTGAACACTTCCCCATACCAGTTATTGCTGCGATTCATGGGGCAGCCTTAGGTGGCGGGTTAGAGTTAGCTATGTCCTGCCATATACGTTATGTAGCTGATGATGCAAAATTGGGCTTGCCGGAATTGAACCTCGGAATTATTCCGGGATTCGCTGGAACCCAGCGTCTTCCAAGGCATGTAGGGACAGCTAAGGCTTACGAAATGATTTTATCAGGAATCCCGATAACAGGACGAGAAGCCGTGCAAATAGGGTTGGCGAACCAAAGCTTTACGAACGAAGAGCTTTTTGTTGCAGCAGAAAAACTTGCGAAAGCCATTGCCAGTAAAAGTGGCCCCACAATAAATCATGTGATGAACTTGATTCCATTTGCTCACACTTCGCAATTTGAAACAGGTGTAAGCGCAGAGGCAAAGGCATTTGGTGAAGTCTTCGGCAATGAAGATGCCAAGGAAGGCATACAGGCATTTATTGAGAAAAGAAGTCCAGAGTTTAAAGATCAATAG
- the sdhA gene encoding succinate dehydrogenase flavoprotein subunit: MTNRNIVVVGGGLAGLMATIKAAEQGVHVDLLSIVPVKRSHSVCAQGGINGAVNTKGEGDSPWEHFDDTVYGGDFLANQPPVKAMCDAAPGIIHLLDRMGVMFNRTPEGLLDFRRFGGTQHHRTAYAGATTGQQLLYALDEQVRRHEVNGLVTKYENWEFLSAIVDEKGISRGIVGQNLSDHEIKAFPADAVIMATGGPGIIFGKSTNSVINTGSAAGALYQQGVDYANGEFIQIHPTAIPGDDKLRLMSESARGEGGRVWTYKDGEPWYFLEEKYPAYGNLVPRDIATREIFDVCVNQKLGINGENMVYLDLSHKDPKELDVKLGGIIEIYEKFVGDDPKKVPMKIFPAVHYSMGGMWVDFDQMTNIPGIFAAGECDYTQHGGNRLGANSLLSSIFGGMEAGPNAVKYTEGLDKISDDMTSALFDEKVKEEQQKFEDIMNMDGDENAYQIHKELGEWMTDNVTVVRENDKLLKTDEKILELMDRYKRININDTSRWSNQGAMFTRQLWNMLQLARVITQGAYNRNESRGAHYKPEFPERNDEEFLKTTVASYDKENNKPVFRYDEVDTSLIEPRKRDYSKSK; the protein is encoded by the coding sequence ATGACAAATCGAAATATTGTTGTTGTCGGTGGTGGTTTAGCCGGCCTAATGGCAACAATTAAAGCAGCGGAACAAGGGGTTCACGTAGATCTGTTATCTATTGTACCTGTTAAGCGTTCTCACTCTGTATGTGCCCAAGGTGGAATTAACGGAGCTGTTAATACAAAAGGTGAAGGAGACTCACCATGGGAACACTTTGACGATACAGTATATGGGGGGGACTTCCTAGCAAACCAACCTCCTGTAAAAGCAATGTGTGATGCTGCACCAGGAATTATCCACTTGTTGGACCGTATGGGTGTCATGTTCAACCGTACACCGGAAGGATTGCTTGATTTCCGCCGCTTCGGAGGTACTCAACACCACCGTACCGCTTATGCAGGTGCTACGACTGGTCAACAGCTACTATATGCATTGGACGAGCAAGTTCGTCGCCACGAAGTGAACGGTTTGGTTACTAAATATGAAAACTGGGAATTCCTCTCGGCGATTGTTGATGAAAAAGGCATCAGTCGTGGAATTGTCGGTCAAAACCTGAGCGACCATGAAATCAAAGCCTTTCCAGCAGATGCAGTTATCATGGCAACTGGCGGGCCTGGAATCATTTTCGGTAAGTCCACGAATTCTGTCATCAATACAGGGTCCGCAGCGGGCGCTCTTTACCAGCAAGGGGTTGACTATGCAAACGGTGAGTTCATACAAATTCACCCTACTGCAATTCCAGGAGATGATAAGCTCCGCCTTATGAGCGAGTCTGCTCGTGGTGAGGGTGGAAGAGTATGGACATATAAAGATGGTGAGCCCTGGTATTTCCTTGAAGAGAAATACCCGGCATATGGAAATCTTGTACCGCGTGATATTGCCACACGTGAAATATTTGATGTGTGTGTAAACCAAAAACTGGGAATCAATGGCGAAAACATGGTTTATTTGGACTTGTCTCATAAAGACCCTAAAGAGTTGGACGTTAAACTTGGCGGTATCATTGAAATTTATGAAAAGTTCGTAGGAGACGATCCGAAGAAAGTTCCGATGAAAATTTTCCCGGCTGTCCATTATTCTATGGGTGGTATGTGGGTTGATTTTGACCAAATGACAAACATTCCAGGCATCTTTGCTGCCGGAGAATGTGATTATACACAGCATGGTGGTAACCGCCTGGGTGCGAATTCCTTATTATCATCTATCTTTGGTGGTATGGAGGCAGGACCGAATGCAGTGAAATATACCGAAGGTCTCGATAAAATTTCTGATGACATGACTTCAGCACTTTTTGATGAAAAAGTTAAAGAAGAACAACAGAAATTTGAAGATATCATGAACATGGATGGCGATGAAAACGCCTATCAGATCCATAAAGAACTTGGTGAATGGATGACGGATAATGTAACCGTTGTGCGTGAGAATGATAAACTTCTCAAAACCGATGAGAAGATTCTGGAACTGATGGATCGTTATAAACGAATTAATATCAACGATACCTCTCGTTGGAGCAACCAGGGCGCAATGTTCACACGTCAGCTTTGGAACATGCTTCAGTTAGCGCGTGTAATTACTCAAGGGGCGTATAACCGTAACGAGAGCCGTGGCGCACACTATAAGCCAGAGTTTCCTGAACGAAACGACGAAGAATTTCTGAAGACGACAGTAGCTAGTTATGATAAAGAAAATAACAAGCCCGTCTTCCGATATGATGAAGTGGATACATCATTAATCGAACCTCGTAAACGTGATTATTCGAAAAGTAAATAA
- a CDS encoding YslB family protein, with the protein MSVLKESTKLTTSNISSLVGTGAGFDLMRYYTLPDFLGKDAPYLLYYMGKNMARQTSISTFEELYEFFQYMGWGELKLVQEKKKEMKFHLTGHVIEKRLHQKIFHVEFRLECGFLSETIQQITGHTYECFEEKNTKENFIEIKAMKG; encoded by the coding sequence ATGAGCGTTTTGAAAGAATCTACAAAGTTAACGACCAGCAACATTTCATCGCTTGTAGGCACTGGAGCAGGATTCGACCTGATGCGTTATTATACTCTCCCTGACTTTTTGGGAAAGGATGCTCCCTATCTACTCTATTACATGGGAAAAAACATGGCTAGACAGACAAGCATATCCACCTTTGAGGAGCTTTATGAATTTTTCCAGTACATGGGATGGGGAGAATTGAAACTGGTGCAGGAAAAAAAGAAAGAAATGAAATTCCACCTCACGGGCCATGTGATAGAAAAGCGACTTCATCAAAAGATATTTCATGTCGAGTTTCGTCTAGAGTGCGGCTTTTTATCTGAAACCATTCAACAAATCACTGGACATACATATGAGTGTTTTGAAGAAAAGAATACAAAAGAAAATTTCATTGAAATCAAAGCTATGAAAGGTTGA
- a CDS encoding TetR/AcrR family transcriptional regulator — protein MKKNKPKFKQIIDAAVEVIAENGYHSSQVSKIAKKAGVADGTIYLYFKNKEDILVSLFQEKMGQFIEKIEQETTSKQSAEQKLFTLIHTHFEQLSADHHLAIVTQLELRQSNKELRQKINLVLKRYLKVIDQIVEEGVEEKLFRTGLDRRLVRQMIFGTMDETVTNWVMKDQRYNIVDQAKEVHSLIIHGLAHNGQ, from the coding sequence GTGAAAAAAAACAAACCTAAGTTCAAACAAATTATCGATGCAGCAGTCGAAGTCATTGCTGAAAATGGATACCACTCCTCGCAAGTATCAAAGATCGCAAAAAAAGCGGGAGTGGCTGATGGAACCATTTATCTTTATTTTAAAAACAAGGAAGATATCCTCGTATCTCTGTTCCAAGAAAAGATGGGGCAGTTCATAGAAAAAATCGAGCAGGAAACAACCTCAAAGCAGTCAGCTGAACAAAAACTGTTCACTCTGATCCACACTCATTTTGAACAGCTGTCTGCCGATCATCATCTTGCGATTGTGACACAGTTGGAATTGCGTCAATCAAACAAAGAATTGAGACAAAAAATCAATCTTGTATTGAAACGCTACCTTAAAGTCATTGATCAAATCGTTGAAGAGGGTGTAGAGGAAAAGCTGTTCCGCACTGGCCTTGATCGCCGTCTTGTACGTCAAATGATTTTTGGCACTATGGATGAGACGGTGACCAATTGGGTCATGAAAGACCAGCGATATAACATAGTAGACCAGGCGAAAGAAGTCCATAGCTTGATTATTCATGGATTAGCCCATAACGGTCAGTGA
- the trxA gene encoding thioredoxin, with the protein MAIVKATDQNFTEETKQGLVLADFWAPWCGPCKMIAPVLEELDEEMSDQVKIVKLDVDENQETAGKYGVMSIPTLLLFKDGQVVDQVIGFQPKEALAELISKHS; encoded by the coding sequence ATGGCAATTGTAAAAGCGACTGATCAAAACTTTACTGAAGAAACAAAACAAGGACTTGTCCTGGCTGATTTTTGGGCTCCTTGGTGTGGCCCTTGTAAAATGATCGCTCCTGTACTTGAAGAGTTAGATGAAGAAATGAGCGATCAAGTGAAAATCGTTAAGTTGGATGTAGATGAGAACCAGGAGACAGCTGGAAAGTACGGAGTTATGAGTATTCCGACACTCCTTCTTTTCAAAGACGGGCAAGTTGTAGACCAAGTTATCGGTTTCCAACCTAAAGAAGCTCTGGCTGAATTGATTTCTAAGCATTCCTAA
- a CDS encoding electron transfer flavoprotein subunit beta/FixA family protein has product MNIYVLLKRTFDTEEKISVNNGVIEDDGAEFIINPYDEYAVEEAINIREEHGGEVTVVTIGEEEAEKQLRTALAMGADKAVLINTEDDLEEGDQFTTVKILESFFKDREVDIILGGNVAIDEASGQVGPRLAERLDIPCVTTITSIDIDGSTVNIERDVEGDVEKVETSLPLLVTCQQGLNEPRYPSLPGIMKAKKKPLDELEIDDLDLDEDEVEPKTKTTEIFLPPEKQAGKVLEGEVDDQVKELVSLLKTEAKVL; this is encoded by the coding sequence ATGAATATTTACGTCTTACTGAAAAGAACCTTTGACACAGAAGAGAAAATTTCCGTCAACAACGGGGTCATTGAAGATGATGGTGCTGAATTCATCATTAACCCATACGATGAATATGCAGTTGAAGAAGCTATCAATATCCGCGAGGAGCATGGCGGAGAAGTTACAGTCGTGACCATTGGGGAAGAGGAAGCTGAGAAACAACTTCGAACCGCTTTAGCAATGGGGGCTGACAAGGCTGTCCTGATCAATACCGAAGACGATCTTGAGGAAGGAGACCAGTTCACTACAGTGAAAATTCTGGAATCATTCTTCAAGGATCGTGAAGTGGATATCATCTTAGGAGGAAACGTAGCAATTGATGAAGCTAGTGGCCAAGTAGGTCCTCGCTTAGCAGAACGTTTAGATATCCCTTGTGTAACGACGATTACAAGTATTGACATTGATGGATCGACCGTCAATATTGAAAGGGATGTTGAAGGGGATGTAGAGAAAGTAGAAACAAGTCTTCCATTGCTCGTTACGTGCCAGCAAGGGTTGAACGAGCCTAGATATCCATCTTTACCAGGAATCATGAAAGCTAAGAAAAAGCCTTTGGATGAATTGGAAATAGACGATCTCGATCTAGATGAAGATGAGGTTGAACCTAAGACGAAGACTACTGAGATTTTCCTTCCACCGGAAAAACAAGCTGGTAAAGTGCTAGAAGGCGAAGTAGATGATCAAGTGAAAGAACTCGTTTCGTTACTGAAAACAGAAGCTAAAGTACTGTAA
- a CDS encoding electron transfer flavoprotein subunit alpha/FixB family protein: MSKKVLVIGEAKEGSLRNVTFEAIAAANIVSDGGEVVGVLCGDGDLDEMGQEMVYHGAARVITISNPELKTYTSDGYGQAVYQVIEDESPEGIIMGHTAIGKDLTPKLASKLESGLISDSTEVVAESGNIVFTRPIYSGKAFEKKEITDGLIFATIRPNNIPAMERNDSLSGEVTEKDVEITNIRTVIKDILRKSSDGIDLSEAKVIIAGGRGVKSEEGFEPLEKLAEVLGGTVGASRGACDAGYCDYSLQIGQTGKVVTPDLYIACGISGAIQHLAGMSNSKVIVAINKDPEANIFNVADYGIVGDLFDVVPKLIEEVKEMKVNA, translated from the coding sequence ATGAGTAAAAAAGTATTAGTGATCGGAGAAGCTAAAGAAGGTTCATTACGTAATGTAACGTTTGAAGCTATTGCTGCAGCAAATATCGTGAGTGACGGAGGCGAAGTCGTCGGAGTCTTATGTGGTGATGGCGATTTGGACGAAATGGGTCAAGAAATGGTTTATCATGGGGCGGCACGTGTAATTACAATTTCAAACCCGGAATTGAAAACGTATACATCTGATGGTTATGGTCAAGCGGTTTATCAAGTGATTGAAGATGAGTCCCCAGAAGGAATCATTATGGGTCACACGGCTATCGGCAAAGATCTGACACCCAAATTAGCAAGTAAACTTGAATCCGGTTTAATATCGGACTCTACTGAAGTTGTTGCTGAAAGTGGCAATATCGTTTTCACGCGTCCGATATACTCAGGTAAAGCTTTTGAGAAAAAAGAAATAACAGATGGACTTATTTTCGCTACTATCCGTCCGAACAATATTCCTGCAATGGAGCGTAACGATTCATTGAGTGGAGAAGTCACTGAAAAAGATGTGGAGATCACGAATATCCGCACAGTGATCAAGGACATTCTTCGTAAGTCTTCGGATGGTATCGACTTATCCGAGGCGAAAGTAATCATTGCCGGTGGCCGCGGTGTGAAAAGTGAAGAAGGATTTGAGCCTTTGGAAAAACTGGCAGAAGTCCTAGGTGGAACCGTAGGAGCTTCGCGGGGAGCCTGTGACGCTGGGTATTGTGATTATTCCTTGCAAATTGGGCAGACAGGGAAAGTCGTCACCCCTGATTTGTATATCGCATGCGGAATTTCAGGAGCAATTCAACACTTAGCGGGAATGTCTAACTCCAAAGTAATCGTTGCGATCAATAAAGATCCAGAAGCAAACATATTCAATGTAGCTGACTATGGGATTGTAGGAGATTTGTTTGATGTCGTACCTAAATTGATCGAAGAAGTGAAAGAAATGAAAGTCAACGCATAA
- the uvrC gene encoding excinuclease ABC subunit UvrC translates to MNLTIKEKLAVLPDQPGCYLMKDKNGTIIYVGKSKVLKNRVRSYFTGAHDGKTQRLVREIIDFEYIVTTSEIEALILEMNLIKKYDPKYNVLLKDDKTYPYLKVTAERHPRLIVTRNVKKDKGKYFGPYPNVIAARETKKLLDRLYPLRKCNTMPDRVCLYYHMHQCLGPCEFKVSKNTNEEIVQNITSFLNGGHTEIKKDLKKRMYEASEDLDFERAKELRDQTEHIESVMEQQKMTMNDQVDRDVFGYSYDKGWMCVQVFFVRQGKLIERDVALFPFFDDPEETFLSYIGRFYLHQNHPYPKQILVPVATDVDVLEGALETKVHIPMRGRKKELVELAMKNAEISLEEKFALIERDEERTIKAVESLGNHLHIETPHRIEAFDNSNIQGVDPVSAMVVFIDGKPNKKEYRKYKVRDVEGPDDYETMREVVRRRYKRVLKEDLPLPDLIVVDGGKGQMTAALDVLENELGLDVPLCGLAKDDKHKTSELLYGDPPVPVDLDRKSQEFYLVQRIQDEVHRFAISFHRQLRGKGAIQSELDNIPGVGQKRRRLLLRHFKSLHDIKNAELNEITRLGVPEPVANTILIHLNQEEEPAED, encoded by the coding sequence ATGAATTTAACGATAAAAGAAAAACTTGCAGTATTGCCTGACCAGCCCGGATGCTATTTGATGAAAGATAAGAATGGAACCATTATATATGTAGGTAAATCCAAAGTTTTAAAAAACAGGGTCCGTTCTTATTTTACTGGAGCTCACGATGGCAAAACGCAGCGGTTAGTCCGTGAAATCATAGATTTTGAATATATAGTAACAACATCAGAGATTGAAGCTTTGATTTTGGAAATGAATTTAATCAAGAAATACGATCCAAAGTATAATGTCCTTCTTAAAGATGACAAGACCTATCCATACTTGAAAGTTACAGCTGAGCGCCACCCCAGATTGATTGTGACAAGGAATGTTAAAAAAGATAAAGGGAAGTATTTCGGACCCTATCCTAATGTTATCGCAGCCCGTGAAACAAAGAAATTACTGGATCGGTTATATCCACTGAGAAAATGCAATACCATGCCAGATCGTGTTTGTCTTTATTATCACATGCATCAATGTTTAGGTCCGTGTGAATTCAAGGTTTCTAAAAATACGAATGAAGAAATTGTCCAGAACATCACTTCCTTCTTAAATGGTGGGCATACTGAAATTAAGAAGGATCTTAAGAAAAGGATGTATGAAGCTTCAGAGGATCTTGATTTTGAAAGGGCGAAAGAACTGCGGGATCAAACCGAACACATTGAATCAGTGATGGAACAGCAGAAAATGACAATGAATGACCAAGTGGATCGAGATGTTTTTGGGTATTCATATGATAAAGGCTGGATGTGTGTTCAGGTCTTCTTTGTTCGACAAGGTAAATTGATTGAACGTGATGTCGCTCTATTTCCGTTCTTTGATGACCCTGAAGAAACATTCCTGAGCTATATTGGACGGTTTTATTTACACCAGAACCACCCATATCCTAAGCAGATTCTTGTACCGGTGGCTACAGATGTGGATGTATTAGAAGGTGCACTTGAAACGAAAGTTCATATCCCGATGAGAGGGAGAAAGAAAGAACTGGTTGAGCTGGCCATGAAGAATGCCGAAATATCATTAGAAGAAAAATTCGCATTAATAGAAAGAGATGAAGAAAGAACGATTAAAGCTGTTGAATCTTTAGGCAACCATCTTCATATTGAAACACCGCATCGCATAGAGGCTTTTGATAACTCAAATATCCAGGGGGTCGACCCGGTTTCAGCGATGGTCGTCTTCATCGACGGCAAACCAAATAAAAAAGAATACAGAAAGTATAAAGTACGGGATGTCGAAGGACCTGACGATTATGAAACGATGAGAGAAGTAGTGAGGCGCAGATATAAACGTGTGTTGAAAGAAGATCTCCCCCTTCCCGACTTGATTGTGGTGGATGGAGGAAAAGGACAAATGACAGCAGCCCTTGATGTGTTGGAAAATGAATTAGGGCTGGATGTTCCTCTGTGTGGTTTAGCAAAAGATGATAAACACAAAACGAGCGAATTACTTTATGGGGATCCACCTGTTCCAGTTGATTTGGACCGGAAATCACAGGAGTTTTATTTAGTGCAAAGGATACAGGATGAGGTGCACCGTTTTGCAATTTCATTCCACCGTCAATTGCGTGGAAAAGGGGCCATTCAATCTGAGTTGGATAACATCCCTGGTGTCGGCCAAAAAAGAAGAAGGTTGCTGCTTCGTCATTTTAAATCATTGCATGATATAAAAAATGCTGAATTGAATGAAATTACACGATTAGGCGTGCCGGAACCTGTAGCGAATACGATTCTAATCCACTTAAATCAAGAAGAAGAACCAGCGGAAGATTGA
- the sdhB gene encoding succinate dehydrogenase iron-sulfur subunit has protein sequence MSENKTITFIITRQDHPDKPSYEEKFEIPYRENMNVISALMEVRRNPVNANGEATTPVYWDMGCLEEVCGACSMVINGTPRQSCTALVDQLEQPIRLEPMTTFPVNRDLAVDRSRMFDSLKKVKGWIPIDGTHDLGPGPKMPESKRQWAYELSKCMTCGVCLEACPNVNDKSDFIGPAALSQVRLFNSHPTGEMNKSERLQTIMDEEGLMGCGNAQNCVQACPKGIPLTTSIAALNRDTAIESFKSFFGSDQRV, from the coding sequence ATGAGCGAAAATAAAACGATAACGTTTATTATCACCCGTCAGGATCATCCAGATAAGCCCTCTTACGAAGAAAAGTTTGAGATACCTTATCGTGAGAATATGAATGTCATCTCCGCTCTGATGGAAGTTCGCCGTAATCCTGTCAATGCAAACGGAGAAGCGACCACACCGGTTTATTGGGACATGGGGTGTTTAGAAGAAGTTTGTGGGGCTTGTTCTATGGTGATCAATGGTACACCAAGGCAATCATGTACTGCTCTAGTCGACCAGTTGGAACAACCGATTCGTCTTGAACCAATGACAACATTCCCTGTGAATCGCGACCTTGCTGTGGATCGCAGTCGCATGTTCGATTCCTTGAAGAAAGTCAAAGGATGGATTCCGATTGATGGAACACACGACCTTGGACCAGGACCTAAGATGCCTGAAAGTAAGCGTCAATGGGCTTACGAACTTTCTAAATGTATGACATGCGGGGTATGCCTGGAAGCTTGTCCGAACGTTAATGATAAATCTGACTTTATAGGTCCAGCTGCGCTTTCTCAAGTTCGCTTATTCAACTCCCACCCGACAGGGGAAATGAATAAGAGTGAGCGACTTCAGACAATTATGGATGAAGAAGGCTTAATGGGATGCGGGAATGCACAAAACTGTGTACAGGCCTGTCCAAAAGGAATTCCATTGACAACTTCAATTGCTGCCTTGAACCGTGATACAGCCATTGAATCTTTCAAAAGCTTCTTTGGCAGTGATCAACGGGTATAA
- a CDS encoding succinate dehydrogenase cytochrome b558 subunit: MAGTRGYVNRRLHSLLGVVPIGIFLIQHLTVNFFATRGPEAFNAAAHFMESLPYRYVLEIFIIFLPLLFHSIYGVYIAFTAKSNLSNFGYFRNWMFIFQRITGIITLIFIAWHVWETRIAIGFGWADLNYQLMEGILTEPFFFWFYIVGVISTTFHFSNGLWSFFVSWGITVSPRSQLIMTYASIIIFVAISYVGVRTLIQFAYGS, translated from the coding sequence ATGGCGGGAACACGCGGATACGTCAATCGAAGACTGCATTCACTTTTAGGAGTAGTACCTATCGGGATCTTTTTGATCCAACACTTGACTGTGAACTTTTTTGCAACACGTGGACCAGAAGCATTTAACGCAGCAGCTCATTTCATGGAGAGCTTGCCATATCGTTATGTACTGGAGATTTTCATTATCTTCTTACCACTATTATTTCATTCCATATATGGGGTGTATATTGCATTCACAGCTAAGAGCAACTTATCGAATTTCGGTTATTTCAGAAACTGGATGTTCATATTCCAACGAATTACTGGAATCATTACGCTCATTTTCATCGCATGGCATGTTTGGGAAACAAGGATTGCCATCGGTTTCGGATGGGCTGACTTGAATTACCAGTTGATGGAAGGCATCCTTACTGAGCCGTTTTTCTTTTGGTTCTACATAGTAGGGGTTATATCAACTACTTTCCACTTTTCTAATGGATTATGGTCATTTTTCGTCAGCTGGGGGATCACTGTATCTCCACGCTCACAATTGATCATGACTTATGCGAGCATCATCATTTTCGTTGCCATTTCTTATGTCGGTGTACGTACACTGATCCAATTTGCATACGGCAGTTAA